CGAAACTGGCTTTGGTCATGAAGCCTCCCAGGTGGTTGCCGTGGAGTGTCAGTACATTGGCAATACGGGCTTTTGTTCTTACTTCTGGTTAGTAGCAAGGGTTTGATGGAGGGCAGATACTAATTCAAAAATTTCAGGGTGTGATTCCCTGGTAGGGGAATGGGAGTAAAAGACATAAGAACCGCCTTCAGAATCTGCTATGGTTATATGATAGGTTGTCCCGTCCAGAACTATTCTAGTGCCCTTGCTCTCTGTGGCCTGCTTCTTTCGCTCTTTCCGGTTCTGAAAAAACCTATCTGCTGTTTTAAGAAACGGATGCCCTTTTTGAAGTTGTATGGTGTCTACTTCATACACTGCCGTCTTCTCCAGAAGAGAGAACAATTCGTCTTGATTTTTTTTGGCGTTCCTCTTCATTATTTCAACTACCCTTAGGCTGTCTTCCCCCTTTAGCGGGAGTGTTTCTTTCTTCTGGGTTTTGATAATCAGCAGATTCTGGTTCCTGCTTCTCCATAGTTCCAGTTCTTTGTACTCGCCCTTTACAGATGTTCTTTCCTTGACTGATAGTTTATAAGTCATTGGTTCTTGGGAGAACAAAGGCCAGATAGAAAGGAGGGAAAGAATAGTGATGATTATCTTCATGAGGTTTCTATTATAGCTAATGGTTAGGCTAAAAGGTGGCTGAAGGCCGTCGGCCGATGCTGGTTTAGGTGCTGTTACTTGTCTGTAATTTTAATCTTCCAATTAGCCTTACCCAGCTCCAAGCCAAAAGACCAATGCAAATGATTGCCAGAGTTATTCCTGGCTCTATAATGAAGTTCTTTAGCGTGTCCAAAAGGTTATCTGCAATAACAGTCTCTACTGTTAACCCCATCAGAAGAACATCAGCCAGAATGGTCAGTATTGCTGTCAAAGTATTTTTCTTTGCCATCCTCAAACCTGCTGACAAGAGCAGGCAAACAAATATTAAGGTGTTTAGCCTTTCTATACTTTCGGTAATTCGTCCTCCATGCAGGTTAAGGCTTAAGAATGCTACTAGAGCGATATAAATAGCAGCTAAACCGAAAAGGACTTCAAAAGCGATATGTTTTATTTTCTTTTCGATTTCCTTATTTTCTATTGCAGATAACGGCCTCGTATAAAAAACGTGCTAGGCCGTCGGCCGTAGCATGATTTTTATACAATGTTGGCAAAAGTTTTTTTATTCTGTTTTTAGAGCGAGTTCATTACCCCCGCTTAGAATCTCTGCTTTATTTTCATGAGCCCATTTTAGGGTTGTTGCACCAACATACTCTGAATATGTGTATTCACCTAGCTGATGTTTGTATCTCTTTAAATTACGTCTCACTTTTTTGATGATATTGTCGGCCCATTCTATAAATTCATGATTCTTGTTGACCCACTCCGCATCTACATAAGCACCTGGCTGGAACCATAATCTTCCTCTCCTTATTATGGTGTCGGTAAAGTAACACCTGCTGTATTGAATAACAGGAGAATGCAGGGAATCCAGATACCAGTAATTTTGGGTTGGTAAAAATTTAAATTGAATGTCTTCCAGGTCTTCTTTCCGAGCAAGATAGATGCTTAGGTCTTCAGATTCATTTTGACGTAGGCTGTCTTTCATAATTGATACTTTCCCATCTAAAGACTTAGAGTTCAAGAATACAAGGTTGTCCCAAGAAACCAGCAAATTATTGAAGTCGGTTTGGTCTTCCTGATTTAAGAAGAAGTTTACTTGTCTTCCCAAATTGATTTATGTTTTAAATTTTTGCCAACTACTGGATAAACGGAACACCTACGTTTATCCGCACTATGTACGGAGGTAATCCTGACTCTCTGCACTATCCTTTTTAAAGAAGCAGGCGCAGCCAGTTCCTCTATCAAGATAACACCTTTTTACGGCAAGGCAATAAAGGCGGTGCAATTAGCTTAAAAACCGCCTTAGAGTGGCAGCGGGCAGGAATTATAGGGCAGAAAGACCGATAATAAAGAAGAGGTGTGGGCGGGCGCATCTGCCTTAGCCGCATTTATAAGCGCGTATATCCGGATTTATCGGGTTATAAAAGCGGCTTAGCCTAATTGGCGGCTCTACGCTTCAAGCCTGTTTTCCTGAAAACACCCCCAAAACACCGTTGCTCTCCAAATCTCTAAATCCGTACCTTAGCGGCTTCTACAGTTACACCTATGAGCGAGCATATTTTTCCGGAGCTGCAGCACCTGCTGGAGTTGCCCTTGACCAAAACCACCCGGTTGGGGCAGGTACAGTTTTTCCACTTCGGGCGGGCGCACGTGACCAACGCCAATGGCCTTATCCTGGACGTGGGCGCCTGGACCCTGGAGGTAGCCTGCCACTGGCAACTGGAAACCGCCGGCGCGGTGGCCATTAAATTTACCGACGCGGAAATTGCCCGTGATGCCCAAACCCTGGCCGACCCGGCCTTTGACCCGAAGGTGCCCGGGAGCAACCTGAGAGACAGAAAATTGCAGGAACTGGTGCGGGGGCAGGAGGCCCCGCTGCGCGTGGTACAGGTATCGGCCTCGCCGGCCGGCGACCTCATGATCACCATGCAAGGCAAGCACCTGCTGCGTATTCAGCCGGAGCAGGGCGTGCTGGAAAATACCGGGTACTTCTGGCGCCTCTTCTCCAATACCACCGCCGGGCAAAGCATTAGTTTTGGACCCAACGGCGTGGAACGGACGTAAGCAGAGAACGTCTGTTTTGAGGCCGTTTTCTGAAAAACAGGCCCAAAACAGACGTTGCCCGGAACCGCGAGGGCACCGCCTTTTCTTTGGCACTTGCCCAGGATTAAAGTATCTTGCCCTTCCTATATATAGAAAGAACATAGTAAGGCGCCATGGCCAAGCATCTCAGGAAATACCCGGTCTGTACCAATTGTGATTACGTCTTCACCAAGGAGCAGCCAGACAACTTCTGCCCTAATTGCGGGCAGGAAAACCATGACCTCAACGTGCCCTTCAAGCACGTGGCCCTGGAACTGCTGGAAGGCATTTTTCACTATGACAGCAAGTTCTGGATCACCCTCAAATACCTGCTTTTCTACCCGGGCAAGCTCACCAATGAGTTTCATAGGGGCCGCCGCATGGGCTACGTGCCACCCATCAGGCTCTACGTGTTCATCTCCTTCATTTTCTTCTTCCTGCTCTCGTTGCGCGCGGGGCACATGAAGGGCGGCGAGCAAACCCTTAGGTCAGATTTGCAGGTTATGCCGTCTGGGACGCTAGATAGCCTGGAAGTGTTTTCTGACGTGCCCGGGGCCCGAGATTCCCTCAGGAAAAAGCTGCAGGAACGGAACATCAATCCAGACAGCCTTCTGGTGGCCAACTCCAAAAAGGAGGAAGCCCAACTGTCTAAACTGGACAGTATTCCACCAAATGCCTCAAAGGGCAAGCTGGATTCCGTTTTAACCGATTACGGCTTTTCCAACCACAACTGGATTACCCGCGGCGCCCTCCAGAAAGCCGCCGACTTCCAGCGACTTTCTAAAAACGAACTGGCCCTTAAAGGGCTCAAGTATCTCTCAATAATGATGTTTGTGCTCATGCCGGTGTTCGCGCTGCTGCTCAAACTGGTCTACCTGCGGGCCCGGCGGTATTACATGGAGCACCTGATCTTCAGCATTCACCTGCACTGCTTCTACTTCATGCTGTACATTCTGTACATGCTCAGCTTGTACCTGTTCACTTCTTATGACTTGTTCGGTTGGGCTACCTTGCTGGGGCTTCTCTACCTTTTCTTTGGATTAAAGCGGGTGTTCAGGCGCAGCTACCTGCGCACGTTCCTCAATATGACCGTGGTGTTGTTTCTCTATATGATTACCGGGTTCATTACGCTGCTGCTGGGCTTGGTGGTAAGTCTGGCGGTTTAATTTGAGGGCGCGGGTGGTGGCTAAGCAACCTTTGGCAAGTTTCTGCATCTATGAAAGAAATAACCGGCTATAAATTCACTGCAACCATGAAAAAGACATTCTCTACCCTTTTCCTGCTTCTGGCCTTTGTGGGCTTTATTTCTCAGGCCCGCGCACAAGCCGTAGAGGGCAACGGCAAGTTCAAAACCGAAACCCGCGCCGTTTCCACTTTCACCAGCCTTGTCATCAGCGGGGGCTTTGAGGTGGAACTCACCCAGGGCACCCAAGAAAGCCTGAAACTGGAGGCCGAAGAAAACGTGCTTCCGCTCATTGAATCTACCGTCCAGAACGGCACCCTCACCATTAAAATTAAGAAAGGCCTGAAGAGTGCCAAGCGCCTGAAAGCCTACGTGACCGTGCGGGACCTTAAAAAGCTTCAGTTGGCCGGCGGTATTAAGTTATACACCACCAATACTATTACCGGCTCTGCCTTGGCCCTGGAGTTTGCCGGTGGCATTAACGCCGTAATGGCCCTAAAGGTAAAAGACCTCACCGCCGACTTTGCGGGTGGCACCAAGGTGACCTTTAGCGGCACTGCCGATAAAGTAACCCTGGATCTGGCCGGCGCCACTAACCTGAAAGCCCTGGAGCTTAAAACCAATTACCTCACCCTGGATGCCGCTGGGGCCAGCAGCGCCCAGGTAAACGTGGCCAAAGAACTCACCGTTGACGCTGCCGGCATTGTCACGGTAGACTACAAGGGCTCACCCAAAGTGCACCACAGCGGCATGGGTAAAGTAAGGCCTATCTAATTCTTTTTGAGTGGACAAGTGCGGGAGCCCCCGGCAGATTTCTCTGCCGGGGGCTTTTCGCTTTCAGGGATTTTGCTCCAGGATTTTCTGGCGCTTTTCTTCTAAAATCAAGTCGGTTCCCCGTGGAGATTCACTTTATAAATTTTATCAAAAACCTTTATTAGTAAAATCCTATTAAAAATAACTTAAAGCAAGCAAAAGAAGATACGTAAATATTTCTTCAAATGCATGTGATTTATTCCAGCTTAACATAAAACCAAACGCCATATGTTCTCCGTAGATGCAGCATTGCCTAACAAACAACCACACCTAATGTTTAACTCTTACCCCAAACTGTATGAGAAAAATTTTATCTCTGATGGTCCTGTGCCTTTTGGTCACGGGGCAGCTCCTGGCGCAAGCCCTGATTGATTCCAAACTCAAGACGGCCCTTCTTGACCGCTTAACCCCCGTGCAGGTGGTAGTCACTTTTAAAGGAACCTCCGCTCCTTCGGTCTTAGATGTGGCCGCCCTCACCCAAGCCGGCATTACCAGAGGCCTAACCCTTCGGGCGCTGCCCATGGCCGGCGTTATCGCGCTGCCCGCCCAGATTGAGGCACTCGCGAACAATCCCCGGGTACTGTCTCTGTACCTGAATGAATCCCTTAACTATGAGAATGACGGCGCCACCGCCCTTACCGGCGTGAACAAAGTGCGCAATGAAGCAGGCTTTACCGCCAAGAACGGCGGTTTCCCGGTTTCAGGGCAGGGCATAGGCGTTCTGGTGAATGACAGCGGCGTAGACGGAACGCACCCAGACCTGCAGCTAGGCAAAAACCTGAAGCAGAACGTTACGTCCGCCACCAACCTGAATTCCGTTTCCGGCATCCTGCCCTACACCCCCATAGAAAACATTCCTAACACAGATGCCACCGGCGGGCACGGTACCCACGTGGCTGGTATTGTAGGCGGCACCGGCCAAGCCTCTTCCGGCAAATACACCGGGGTCGCCCCTGGCGCCGGCCTGGTAGGCTACGGTTCTGGCGCGGCGCTTCTGCTCCTGGACGTACTCTCTGGGTTTGACTACGCGCTCATCAACCAGGCACAGTACAATATCAGGGTCATCACCAACTCCTTCGGCAACACCAGTGACACCGGCACAGACGTGGACCCGGCAGACCCTATCACCATTGCCACCAAGCGTTGCGTTGACAGAAACATAGTGGTGGTATTCTCGGCGGGTAACTCCGGGCCGGGCTCTGGTACCATCACCGGAAAGTATAAAAAAGCGCCCTGGATCATCACCGTAGCCGCCGGCGATAAGCAGGGTCGCCTGGCCAGCTTCTCTTCGCGGGGCATCAAGAACCGCGGCGGTTCCTTCACTCTGGATGGCCAAACCTACACCTGGCAAGACCGCCCTACCGTGACCTCGCCAGGCGTGGACATTATCTCCACCCGCGTGATTGCCCCCGTTTCCTCCTTATCTGCCGACAAAGACGCCACCACCCTTGAGCCTGCCTATTTGCCGTTCTATACCCACATGAGCGGTACTTCTATGGCGGCCCCGCACATTGCCGGTATTGTGGCCCTGATCCTGGACGCCAACCCTAGCCTGAGTGTAGCCCAGGTGAAGGAGATTCTGCAGCAAACCGCCACCAACATGCCAGACCGCGAGTCCTGGGAAGTAGGCGCCGGCTACGTGAACGCCTATGCGGCTGTAGACAGAGCCTTCAGAACATCTGCCATCTATGGCTCTACCCTTAACCTGAACCGTACCTTCAACAGCAATGTGAACTCGGTAGACGTGGCCGAGAATTTCACCATCAACTTCAACCCGGCCACCACGGCCACCAATGAGTATAAATTCACGGTGGCTTCTGGCACCACCGGCATTGAGGCCAAAATAAAGGCTGCCGGTGTGGCCGGCGAAACCGGAAACCCGGTGAGCCTGGCGCTTATCTCACCAAGCGGCGTGCAAACCAGAGGCGGCATTCCAGTACTTTTTGCTACCAGCTATGACCGAGGCGTGGCCGTAGCGTCACCGGAGCCCGGCACCTGGACCGTGCGGATTGCCGGCCTGAACGGCGTGGCCTTCCCAGAGGAAATCAAAGGCGTGGTGAACATGATGACCGCTGCCGGAACTACTGGTTTGGGAGACATCGCCGGTCACCCCGCTGAGGCTTCCATCAAGATGGCCGTGAAAGCCCGTCTAGCCGATGGCCTGACCGGAGGCGGCTATAAGCCAGATGAACTGCTCAAGCGCATTGACATGGCAGATTACCTGATGATGGGCGAAGGCATTCGTCAGTTCCTGCCAATTGACGGTTCCTTTACCTTGACAGATGTAAAAGAAAGAAACCTGCTGGCTGAGTCTATCGTGGCCAAAGGTGCTGCCCTGCGTGATATCAACCATGTGTATAGCGGCATCATGCTGCCCGTGGCGCCAGGCAAGTTCTCGCCAAGCGGGAAAGTGAGCCGGGCAGACATTGCCTATTCCTTGGTACAGGCCCTGGGTTTGCAGAAATATGCTCTGGAGCGCAATGGCCAAACACCTACGGTAGAAGTAGACGGCACTACATACCCTATTGAAGACGCTGCTACCATTCCGGCCGGTCTGGAAGGCTACGTGAGCGTGGCCCTGGAACTGAACCTGATCAACGCCTACTACAGCGTGACCCAAGGCCCGTATGACCTGCAGCCTACTTTGCACGCCACCTTTAAGCCGCTGCAAGACGTAACCCGCGCAGACTTTGCCGTGATCATTACCCGCACGCATGCCCAATGGAACGCTGCTACCCAGCCTGCGGCTACCAGCACTTCTGCCGCCGTGGCTTCCAGTGAGCGCGTGACTAGCTACCCTAACCCATTCTCGGGCAAAACCACCATTAGGTACGTTGTGGCCCAGGATGGTCCGGTGCAGATTGGGGTATATGATGTGCTGGGCAACAAGGTGAAGTCTCTGGTGTCTGAAACCAAGAAGTCTGGCACCTATACCGTAGACTTTGATGGTTCTGCCTTGCCGGTGGGTACCTATATCTACCGCGTAGAGGCCGGAGACAAAGTGTTCACTAACCGTATGATTCTGGCCAAGTAAGCCTTTCATTATTTCAGTCTTTCCTATTTAAAAGGAGCCACCCGTTGCGGGTGGCTCCTTTTTTTGTGTGCCAGGCAAGGCGGGAACTAAAAGCCGTTTTAAGGCCATTTTTCTGAAAATAGTCCCAAAACGCCTGAATAGCTGCTAATAGTAGCGTGGTGGCGCTAATTTTAAAGACGGCTTTCTTGCTTTCCTGCCAAACAACCGGTAAACTTAGAGTTACAAACCACACATTTTTTTCCTCCCTTAACAGACAAACACTTGAAAAGACGTGATTTTATAGGACTGACCGCTATGGGCGTAGGAGGACTGATGTTCGCCAATATCCCAACGTTCGGTCATGAGATTGACCCGGCCCGCGCCCTGGAGCCCGCGGACGTGGCCTTACACAAACGCTTGGCCAACGTGGCCCTCAACGCCGCAAAAGCCAAAGGTGCCACCTACACAGACGTACGCATAGGTCGTTACCTTTCCCAAAACCTGTTCACCCGTGAGAAGCAGGTGCAGGGCATTAGCACCACAGAGTCTTATGGCGTGGGCGTGCGCGTGATTGCCAATGATACCTGGGGCTTTGCCGCCACCTCAGACGTGAGTGACAAAGGCATTGCCAAAGCCGCCGAACAGGCCGTGGCCATTGCCAAAGCCAACTCTAAACTGCAGAAAGAGCCGGTAAAACTGGCCCCGCAGCAAGGCTACGGCGAAGTGACCTGGAAAACGCCTATCAAGCAGAACGCCTTCGGGGTGCCGGTTTCTGAGAAAGCCGACCTGCTGCTGGCTGCCAACGCCGCCGCGCTGGCCAACG
This Rufibacter radiotolerans DNA region includes the following protein-coding sequences:
- a CDS encoding DUF3667 domain-containing protein produces the protein MAKHLRKYPVCTNCDYVFTKEQPDNFCPNCGQENHDLNVPFKHVALELLEGIFHYDSKFWITLKYLLFYPGKLTNEFHRGRRMGYVPPIRLYVFISFIFFFLLSLRAGHMKGGEQTLRSDLQVMPSGTLDSLEVFSDVPGARDSLRKKLQERNINPDSLLVANSKKEEAQLSKLDSIPPNASKGKLDSVLTDYGFSNHNWITRGALQKAADFQRLSKNELALKGLKYLSIMMFVLMPVFALLLKLVYLRARRYYMEHLIFSIHLHCFYFMLYILYMLSLYLFTSYDLFGWATLLGLLYLFFGLKRVFRRSYLRTFLNMTVVLFLYMITGFITLLLGLVVSLAV
- a CDS encoding head GIN domain-containing protein, whose translation is MKKTFSTLFLLLAFVGFISQARAQAVEGNGKFKTETRAVSTFTSLVISGGFEVELTQGTQESLKLEAEENVLPLIESTVQNGTLTIKIKKGLKSAKRLKAYVTVRDLKKLQLAGGIKLYTTNTITGSALALEFAGGINAVMALKVKDLTADFAGGTKVTFSGTADKVTLDLAGATNLKALELKTNYLTLDAAGASSAQVNVAKELTVDAAGIVTVDYKGSPKVHHSGMGKVRPI
- a CDS encoding S8/S53 family peptidase, with the protein product MRKILSLMVLCLLVTGQLLAQALIDSKLKTALLDRLTPVQVVVTFKGTSAPSVLDVAALTQAGITRGLTLRALPMAGVIALPAQIEALANNPRVLSLYLNESLNYENDGATALTGVNKVRNEAGFTAKNGGFPVSGQGIGVLVNDSGVDGTHPDLQLGKNLKQNVTSATNLNSVSGILPYTPIENIPNTDATGGHGTHVAGIVGGTGQASSGKYTGVAPGAGLVGYGSGAALLLLDVLSGFDYALINQAQYNIRVITNSFGNTSDTGTDVDPADPITIATKRCVDRNIVVVFSAGNSGPGSGTITGKYKKAPWIITVAAGDKQGRLASFSSRGIKNRGGSFTLDGQTYTWQDRPTVTSPGVDIISTRVIAPVSSLSADKDATTLEPAYLPFYTHMSGTSMAAPHIAGIVALILDANPSLSVAQVKEILQQTATNMPDRESWEVGAGYVNAYAAVDRAFRTSAIYGSTLNLNRTFNSNVNSVDVAENFTINFNPATTATNEYKFTVASGTTGIEAKIKAAGVAGETGNPVSLALISPSGVQTRGGIPVLFATSYDRGVAVASPEPGTWTVRIAGLNGVAFPEEIKGVVNMMTAAGTTGLGDIAGHPAEASIKMAVKARLADGLTGGGYKPDELLKRIDMADYLMMGEGIRQFLPIDGSFTLTDVKERNLLAESIVAKGAALRDINHVYSGIMLPVAPGKFSPSGKVSRADIAYSLVQALGLQKYALERNGQTPTVEVDGTTYPIEDAATIPAGLEGYVSVALELNLINAYYSVTQGPYDLQPTLHATFKPLQDVTRADFAVIITRTHAQWNAATQPAATSTSAAVASSERVTSYPNPFSGKTTIRYVVAQDGPVQIGVYDVLGNKVKSLVSETKKSGTYTVDFDGSALPVGTYIYRVEAGDKVFTNRMILAK